The following proteins are co-located in the Spinactinospora alkalitolerans genome:
- a CDS encoding class I SAM-dependent methyltransferase, with translation MLAELIRGRLHTPIAEAKLLDVGCGRGTTSRALAALAPRALVALDLSSALAATARARLPDPHAVIAADFHHLPFSGGGFDAAVAAFCLYHASDPITVITEIARCLRPEGLFIAVTKSLDSYSELDTLLAASGLVPRPDDRPSLYEAAHSHNIAALAAPVLDVLQIRHDEHRFRFTSLEHLARYLATTPKYPLPDRFRDAPQQLAKELCQHLVDGPVEASSTVTYLVGARRA, from the coding sequence GTGCTGGCAGAGCTGATCCGTGGCCGACTCCACACGCCCATCGCCGAGGCGAAGCTGCTCGATGTGGGCTGCGGGCGCGGCACCACCAGCCGGGCACTGGCCGCATTGGCGCCACGCGCACTGGTCGCCCTCGATCTCTCGTCTGCGCTCGCCGCCACCGCGCGCGCTCGCCTTCCGGATCCCCATGCGGTGATCGCCGCGGACTTCCACCACCTGCCCTTCAGCGGCGGGGGTTTCGACGCGGCAGTGGCGGCGTTCTGCCTCTACCACGCCTCTGACCCGATCACCGTGATCACCGAGATCGCCCGCTGCCTGCGCCCCGAAGGGCTGTTCATCGCAGTCACCAAATCCCTAGACAGCTACAGCGAACTCGACACCCTGCTCGCCGCCAGCGGCCTGGTTCCCCGTCCGGATGACCGGCCGAGCCTGTATGAGGCGGCACACAGCCACAACATCGCCGCCCTGGCCGCGCCGGTCCTCGACGTCCTCCAGATCCGCCACGACGAGCACCGATTCCGGTTCACCAGCCTGGAGCACCTCGCGCGCTACCTCGCCACCACGCCGAAGTATCCGCTGCCGGACCGGTTCCGTGACGCCCCGCAGCAACTCGCGAAGGAGCTGTGCCAACACCTCGTCGACGGCCCGGTGGAGGCGTCTTCCACCGTCACCTACCTTGTCGGAGCCCGGCGTGCCTGA
- a CDS encoding helix-turn-helix domain-containing protein, protein MSLGRTFAQRLRWHRRRQGKSQAVVAGLAGVNAEYVGQIERGQRTPSLDVVEAIANALGVTVTNLVTDATDPSPMAADIRLASELHQSLLLGASRDGEPETSLVELRERVDHAWDTWQGVSDRYSRLAALIPGLIGDVVRVCETGRTAGTEEQRLAADAYTLLRTVARRINRPDLALVAADRGRRAAELADDPIRLAGARWNLAHALLAQQEPQTAEEIALAAIAELRPGGDRDTLAMTGALWLTAAVAAARCRRKFVALERVEEHAALLAERTGETNVGRAAFGPANVALHLVSIELEDGQAANALAVADRIDPAPMASRERHTTLALDLARGHALRFEAGASLLHLLQAERTSPEELRYNPAAHDTIRRVFHRARPSLRSQVTGLAQRVGIEEQIVADHTLS, encoded by the coding sequence ATGTCGCTCGGGAGGACGTTCGCGCAGCGGCTACGGTGGCACCGTCGCAGGCAGGGAAAATCCCAGGCCGTGGTGGCCGGTCTTGCGGGCGTCAACGCCGAATACGTGGGTCAGATCGAGCGGGGACAGCGCACTCCGTCGCTGGATGTCGTCGAGGCCATCGCGAACGCTCTCGGCGTCACCGTCACCAACCTGGTCACCGACGCCACCGATCCCTCGCCCATGGCCGCGGACATCCGCCTGGCCTCCGAACTCCACCAGTCGCTCCTCCTCGGCGCCTCCCGTGACGGCGAGCCGGAGACCAGTCTGGTGGAACTGCGCGAGCGCGTCGACCATGCCTGGGACACCTGGCAGGGGGTGTCGGATCGCTACAGCCGCCTGGCGGCGTTGATTCCGGGGTTGATCGGCGATGTCGTGCGCGTCTGCGAAACCGGGCGCACGGCGGGAACCGAGGAACAGCGGCTGGCCGCCGACGCCTACACGCTGCTGCGCACGGTGGCGCGCCGGATCAACCGTCCCGACCTCGCGCTGGTCGCGGCCGACCGCGGGCGGCGGGCCGCCGAGCTCGCCGATGATCCGATCCGGCTGGCCGGCGCGCGCTGGAATCTGGCGCATGCGCTGCTCGCCCAACAGGAGCCTCAAACGGCGGAGGAGATCGCTCTGGCCGCGATCGCCGAGCTTCGCCCAGGCGGCGATCGGGACACCTTGGCCATGACCGGCGCACTCTGGCTCACCGCGGCCGTCGCCGCGGCTCGTTGCCGGCGCAAATTCGTGGCCCTGGAGCGCGTGGAGGAACACGCTGCCCTGCTCGCCGAGCGAACCGGAGAGACCAACGTCGGTCGGGCCGCGTTCGGTCCGGCCAACGTGGCCTTGCACCTGGTGAGCATCGAATTGGAAGACGGCCAGGCCGCCAATGCGCTGGCGGTCGCCGACCGGATCGATCCGGCGCCCATGGCCTCCCGTGAGCGCCACACGACCCTGGCGCTCGATCTCGCCCGGGGGCATGCGCTTCGCTTCGAGGCCGGCGCCTCGCTGCTGCACCTACTGCAGGCCGAACGGACCAGCCCTGAGGAGCTGCGGTACAACCCAGCCGCCCACGACACCATCCGGCGGGTCTTTCACCGCGCGCGGCCCTCGCTGCGCTCCCAGGTGACCGGTCTTGCCCAACGCGTCGGAATCGAAGAGCAGATCGTCGCCGATCACACGCTTTCCTAG
- a CDS encoding sulfotransferase, producing MNAALLAQLHSPDPIGIDLALLRTRLYRFSDDRRHYVLAEVLEERFVDGRPPQQATLDYVACCLNGIRNIGRPLPFDPRITDAEDIDLDAELRTRSPFTVHSAGSTAQPRQIVCILGAPRSGTSHLHNLLAYQRLFAYFTTVTCWAWPTRNLRVRQRHSFEMLSDDVLTVDNRTTRIIPGLVMPYEAEDVYARAIPTYRHVAGHSYDIQPAATTDASILRHAIDAHTRNLGRQRFLTKSPFNAFRIPQLEELYGKTIRYIHITRDRNDVAASMTRNRFSFSHGGGALDSGQAHDLFVSTIVSMAPEKRTLTVTHHDLMRAHQYVVPEILAWLDARI from the coding sequence ATGAACGCCGCCCTGCTCGCCCAGCTCCACAGCCCCGACCCCATTGGCATCGACCTGGCGCTGCTGCGCACCCGGCTGTATCGCTTCAGCGACGACCGCCGCCATTACGTTCTGGCCGAAGTCCTGGAAGAACGCTTCGTCGACGGCCGCCCGCCACAGCAGGCCACCCTGGACTACGTCGCCTGCTGCCTGAACGGCATCCGAAACATCGGCCGCCCACTTCCCTTCGATCCGCGGATCACCGACGCCGAAGACATCGACCTTGACGCCGAACTGCGCACTCGCAGCCCCTTCACCGTTCACAGTGCCGGCAGCACCGCACAGCCCCGCCAGATCGTCTGCATCCTCGGCGCGCCTCGATCGGGAACCAGCCACCTGCACAACCTGCTCGCCTACCAGCGGCTATTCGCCTACTTCACCACGGTCACCTGCTGGGCCTGGCCCACCCGCAATCTCCGCGTCCGGCAGCGCCACTCCTTCGAAATGCTCTCCGACGACGTCCTGACCGTCGACAACAGAACCACCCGGATCATCCCCGGCCTCGTCATGCCCTACGAAGCCGAAGACGTCTACGCCCGCGCCATTCCGACCTACCGCCACGTCGCCGGCCACAGCTACGACATTCAACCGGCCGCAACCACTGACGCCTCGATTCTGCGGCACGCGATCGACGCCCACACCCGCAACCTCGGCCGACAGCGCTTCCTCACCAAGTCACCGTTCAACGCCTTCCGCATCCCTCAACTCGAAGAGCTCTACGGCAAGACCATCCGCTACATCCACATCACACGGGACCGGAACGACGTCGCCGCCTCCATGACCCGCAACCGCTTCTCCTTCAGCCATGGCGGAGGAGCGCTGGACAGTGGACAGGCGCACGACCTATTCGTCTCCACCATCGTCTCCATGGCCCCCGAAAAACGAACCCTCACCGTTACCCACCATGACCTGATGAGAGCGCATCAATACGTCGTGCCTGAAATCCTCGCCTGGCTAGACGCCAGAATCTAG
- a CDS encoding phosphotransferase produces the protein MPEHFTKTYEHPGHAQIAARHRHWLTALGAPTPALHRVTAHRLQFEQLTGHHARPQDLRSVAHLLGRLNATAYLRELRNAHLEKEFTTDGDLVLPGFTAPRLARLRRHHNEGLITPRQRAEAAELITQAAEWPATFYKDSNVRNVLITGSGPILVDFDDLTLAPFGYDLAKLLVSAAMTHGPLPRTTYTETLAAYIDGVESAGGPADAYTQGDLAHWLEIQNLFTSPYLGHNGYRHPWRAPRL, from the coding sequence GTGCCTGAGCATTTCACCAAGACCTACGAGCATCCCGGACACGCCCAGATCGCGGCCCGCCACCGCCACTGGCTCACCGCGCTGGGCGCCCCCACCCCGGCACTGCACCGCGTCACAGCACACCGGTTGCAGTTTGAGCAGCTCACCGGCCACCACGCCCGCCCGCAGGACCTCCGCAGCGTCGCGCACCTCTTGGGACGCCTGAACGCAACCGCATACCTGCGGGAACTCCGCAACGCCCACCTGGAAAAGGAGTTCACAACCGACGGTGATCTGGTGCTGCCCGGATTCACCGCCCCGCGACTGGCCAGACTGCGTCGGCACCACAACGAAGGGCTGATCACCCCGCGGCAACGCGCCGAAGCCGCCGAACTGATCACCCAGGCCGCCGAGTGGCCCGCCACCTTCTACAAGGACTCCAACGTCCGCAACGTGCTCATCACCGGCTCGGGTCCCATCCTGGTGGACTTCGACGATCTCACGCTCGCCCCCTTCGGCTACGACCTCGCCAAACTCCTCGTCAGCGCCGCCATGACCCACGGCCCTCTCCCCCGCACCACATACACCGAGACCTTGGCCGCCTACATCGACGGCGTCGAAAGTGCCGGCGGACCGGCCGATGCATATACCCAGGGCGATCTCGCCCACTGGTTGGAGATCCAGAACCTGTTCACCTCTCCCTACCTCGGCCACAACGGCTACCGGCACCCATGGCGGGCACCTCGCCTCTGA
- a CDS encoding class I SAM-dependent methyltransferase: protein MPTSHHDVPARAPSLADRIVYSSFGLACYEAVVAASCAAVWRCPRSVLLKRLYRPHVGARHLSIGVGSGALLDRGDFPVPQPDLHLLDLNPGPLRRTAARLVRYRPTTHRADATQPLPVPARLFDSADLTLMLHCVRGASITQKAAVFDHVARALRPGGVVFGATVLARGVPASPVARRLTAFYNRTGVFSNRGDHLADLDTELRARFGSVHLDVVGCVALFAGVAR from the coding sequence ATGCCCACCTCCCACCACGACGTCCCCGCCCGCGCCCCGTCTCTTGCCGACCGGATCGTCTACAGCAGCTTCGGCCTGGCCTGCTATGAGGCCGTGGTCGCCGCCTCATGCGCGGCGGTGTGGCGCTGCCCCCGCTCCGTTCTGCTGAAGCGCCTGTACCGCCCGCACGTGGGCGCGCGGCACCTGAGCATCGGCGTGGGATCGGGCGCGCTGCTGGACCGGGGCGACTTCCCCGTGCCGCAGCCCGATTTGCACCTGCTCGACCTCAATCCGGGTCCGCTGCGCCGCACCGCAGCCCGACTCGTCCGATACCGCCCCACCACCCACCGGGCCGACGCCACACAGCCGCTGCCGGTCCCGGCGCGGTTGTTCGACTCGGCCGATCTGACACTGATGCTGCACTGCGTGCGCGGTGCCTCGATCACCCAGAAGGCGGCGGTGTTCGACCACGTCGCCCGGGCGCTGCGGCCGGGCGGGGTGGTCTTCGGCGCCACCGTCCTGGCCCGCGGCGTGCCGGCCAGTCCGGTGGCGCGGCGGCTCACGGCCTTCTACAACCGCACCGGGGTGTTCTCCAACCGCGGCGACCATCTCGCCGACCTCGACACCGAGCTTCGGGCCCGGTTCGGCTCCGTGCACCTCGACGTCGTGGGCTGTGTCGCGCTGTTTGCGGGGGTGGCCCGGTGA
- a CDS encoding DUF742 domain-containing protein: MSERISVPPYRYVNPGPQRARHPIQVTDLVAAAAPAPEPAAALHGDAVGLLALARRVGPCSVTGLATAAELPEAVALALVADLEHAGLVRIDPAGTRLAGGRAERGAA, from the coding sequence GTGTCTGAACGGATCTCTGTCCCGCCCTACCGCTACGTCAATCCCGGCCCTCAGCGGGCGCGCCACCCTATCCAGGTCACCGATCTCGTGGCCGCGGCCGCCCCTGCTCCTGAACCGGCAGCAGCCCTGCACGGCGACGCCGTCGGCCTGCTCGCTCTGGCCCGCCGGGTCGGGCCGTGCTCGGTCACCGGTCTGGCCACCGCAGCGGAGCTGCCCGAGGCCGTCGCCCTGGCCCTGGTCGCCGACCTGGAGCACGCGGGCCTGGTGCGCATCGACCCGGCCGGCACTCGCCTGGCCGGTGGCCGGGCCGAAAGGGGTGCCGCGTGA
- a CDS encoding topology modulation protein — protein MDRIAIIGCGGSGKTTISRLLGAALNAPVTHLDAVYYDDEWNTLPKEKFAAVQEELVAEPRWVIDGNFASTLPIRLKRATAVVFLDIGPLTCLWGILQRRLVHGGGQNDATGVYDRIHWGFITYVWNYRKTMGPRVRNLVLEHGAHAEIHIVRSRRAANRLVEKIAAQAAAAGS, from the coding sequence ATGGACAGGATCGCAATCATCGGATGCGGCGGCAGCGGCAAGACCACCATCAGCCGCCTGCTGGGGGCCGCCTTGAACGCTCCGGTCACCCATCTCGACGCCGTCTACTACGACGACGAGTGGAACACCCTGCCCAAGGAGAAATTCGCCGCCGTCCAAGAGGAACTGGTGGCCGAGCCGCGTTGGGTGATCGACGGCAACTTCGCCTCCACCCTCCCCATCCGGCTCAAGCGCGCCACCGCGGTCGTCTTTCTCGACATCGGCCCGCTCACCTGCCTGTGGGGGATCCTGCAGCGCCGCCTCGTCCACGGCGGCGGCCAGAACGACGCCACCGGCGTCTACGACCGCATCCACTGGGGTTTCATCACCTACGTGTGGAACTACCGCAAAACCATGGGGCCTCGGGTTCGCAACCTGGTCCTGGAACACGGCGCCCACGCCGAGATCCACATCGTGCGGTCCCGCCGCGCCGCCAACCGGCTGGTCGAGAAGATCGCTGCCCAGGCCGCTGCAGCCGGTTCCTGA
- a CDS encoding HAD hydrolase-like protein, whose product MPDHLLLLWDVDHTLIETRGVGGVVFGEAFEKATGRPMSAGMAKAHGHTEPVLLEQTLDLNRVHDRDEDLFRRFADAQADSYLAHLDELRERGRALPGVEVALRELSRVPGTIQTVLTGNTRKAAQIKISAFGLDQYLDLEIGAYGDDDSDRPALVGIARKRAERRRGAAFNQANTVLIGDTPKDIEAAHTAGARVIAVASGGSTPEELTEAGADLTLKTLEGADSPGILASLLSDDAWSRRP is encoded by the coding sequence ATGCCGGACCATTTGCTTCTGCTCTGGGACGTCGACCACACCCTGATCGAGACCCGCGGTGTCGGGGGCGTCGTGTTCGGCGAGGCATTCGAGAAGGCCACCGGTCGGCCCATGAGCGCCGGTATGGCCAAGGCGCACGGGCACACCGAACCCGTTCTGCTGGAGCAGACACTCGACCTCAACAGAGTCCACGACCGCGACGAGGACCTGTTCCGCCGATTCGCGGACGCGCAGGCAGACTCCTACCTCGCTCATCTGGACGAACTGCGAGAACGGGGCCGGGCGCTGCCAGGAGTCGAAGTGGCGCTACGCGAGCTCAGCCGTGTTCCCGGCACCATCCAGACCGTTCTCACCGGAAACACCAGGAAAGCCGCACAGATCAAAATCAGCGCCTTCGGTCTTGACCAGTACCTCGATCTGGAAATCGGTGCCTACGGAGACGACGACTCCGACCGGCCCGCCCTGGTCGGCATCGCCCGAAAGCGCGCTGAGAGAAGGCGCGGCGCTGCGTTCAATCAGGCGAATACGGTCCTTATCGGGGACACCCCTAAAGACATCGAGGCAGCACACACAGCAGGAGCCCGCGTGATCGCGGTCGCCTCGGGGGGCAGTACCCCCGAGGAGCTGACAGAGGCGGGTGCCGACCTCACCCTGAAGACGCTGGAAGGAGCTGACAGCCCAGGCATCCTAGCCAGCCTTCTTTCAGATGATGCCTGGAGCCGCCGCCCATGA
- a CDS encoding cytochrome P450 family protein yields MVVEGLEAWALTRDRELRAALTDRRFKRNWRTWTALVEGEVSPDHPAAAMVYLDNMLTGDGADHRRLRGLISQGFTPRRVNALRPSIAATVERLLDGITAVPGPVDIRADLAYPLSLAVFGELFGIPAEEHGRLRQMVETAFSFAPLEQVRAMRADVDAYLDELVAAKQARPGGDAVSALIGARDRGDRLSTAELRDTLWLLITAGFETTASALANAVEMLLSNPDQLARLCAGALEWPIAVEEVLRQATGVAALPFLFAGEDITLAGHTIAAGEPVLLCYLAANLDSARYGPGAEEFDITRSRPRHLGFGHGPHVCLGAALARLELEVALSALFTRFPDISLADGSAASRAASVFINVPAAVRVRPGPAAVATGAPQPLTRKTPDHTDEGTRNRV; encoded by the coding sequence GTGGTGGTCGAAGGTCTGGAGGCCTGGGCGCTGACCCGCGACCGTGAGCTGCGCGCCGCGCTGACGGATCGCCGGTTCAAGCGGAACTGGCGCACCTGGACGGCACTGGTCGAGGGCGAGGTGTCGCCGGATCACCCGGCAGCGGCGATGGTCTACCTGGACAACATGCTCACCGGCGACGGTGCAGACCACCGCCGGCTGCGCGGCCTGATCTCCCAGGGCTTCACCCCCAGACGCGTCAACGCACTGCGCCCGAGCATCGCGGCCACGGTCGAGCGCCTGCTGGACGGCATCACCGCAGTCCCCGGCCCGGTGGACATCAGAGCGGATCTGGCCTACCCGCTGTCCCTGGCGGTGTTCGGCGAGCTGTTCGGCATCCCTGCCGAGGAGCACGGCCGCCTGCGCCAGATGGTGGAGACCGCATTCTCCTTCGCCCCGCTCGAGCAGGTCCGCGCCATGCGTGCCGACGTGGACGCCTACCTGGACGAGCTGGTCGCCGCCAAGCAGGCCCGCCCGGGCGGCGACGCGGTCTCGGCGCTGATCGGAGCGCGCGACCGCGGCGACCGGCTCAGCACCGCCGAACTGCGCGACACCCTGTGGCTGCTGATCACCGCCGGATTCGAGACCACCGCCTCGGCGCTGGCCAACGCCGTCGAGATGTTGCTGTCGAACCCTGATCAGCTCGCCCGGCTGTGTGCCGGGGCCCTGGAGTGGCCGATCGCCGTCGAGGAGGTCCTGCGCCAGGCCACCGGCGTCGCCGCTCTGCCGTTCCTCTTCGCCGGAGAGGACATCACATTGGCCGGGCACACGATCGCGGCCGGCGAACCGGTGCTGCTGTGCTATCTGGCCGCGAACCTCGATTCGGCGCGCTACGGCCCCGGCGCCGAAGAATTCGACATCACCCGCTCGCGCCCGCGGCATCTGGGCTTCGGGCACGGCCCGCACGTGTGCCTGGGTGCGGCGCTGGCGCGGCTGGAGCTGGAGGTCGCGCTGTCGGCGCTGTTCACCCGCTTTCCCGACATCAGCCTCGCTGACGGCTCCGCGGCGTCGCGGGCGGCCTCGGTCTTCATCAACGTCCCCGCAGCCGTGCGTGTGCGGCCGGGGCCTGCCGCAGTCGCCACCGGCGCACCCCAGCCACTCACACGTAAAACGCCCGACCACACCGATGAAGGAACCCGGAACCGTGTCTGA
- a CDS encoding cytochrome P450: MALENLRGRFGSIAPVEIAPGVAAWVLLSYDLNQRVLRDPAGFPRDPRRWREAREGRATPETVPGPFWYFRNALASDEPDHSRYRAVIADALAAITASGARLAVREITAELLAEKALSGRCDLVADFAFHLPLLLLNGYFGLPREQGARLVGLMRRVWDGGKDAEAARLELFGYAQAVTVDRRARPGTDIVSRMVAHPHGLDDEEVAHQLILVISAAHDPLMNLIANAVHTLLADREFRSDVAGARTRIEEAIDAVLWRSPPITLLPGRYPTRDMELAGARLREGDCLIIGYGPAHADPVVAPKAGPVGSSGARTHLAFGTGPHRCPARDLARQIGVDAVGALLDLLPDLHLAVAPQALQRRHSPFAHGLDALPVVFTPTTIAPPASPSTTGAPSCPHAPTPSSSSPDRPAPRHTTSRRSARWHAWWSKVWRPGR; this comes from the coding sequence GTGGCTTTGGAGAATCTGCGGGGTCGGTTCGGGTCGATCGCTCCGGTGGAGATCGCGCCCGGGGTGGCGGCGTGGGTGCTGCTGAGCTATGACCTCAACCAGCGGGTTCTGCGGGACCCGGCGGGTTTTCCACGGGATCCACGGCGCTGGCGCGAGGCCCGCGAAGGCCGTGCAACGCCGGAGACGGTGCCGGGGCCGTTCTGGTACTTCCGCAACGCTTTGGCATCCGACGAGCCCGACCACAGCCGCTACCGCGCGGTGATCGCGGACGCGCTGGCGGCGATCACCGCCTCAGGCGCACGGTTGGCCGTCCGCGAGATCACCGCGGAGCTTCTCGCCGAGAAGGCTCTGAGTGGCCGGTGCGATCTGGTCGCCGACTTCGCGTTCCACCTGCCGCTGCTGCTGCTCAACGGCTACTTCGGGCTGCCCCGCGAGCAAGGGGCGAGGCTGGTCGGCCTGATGCGGCGGGTGTGGGACGGCGGTAAGGACGCCGAAGCCGCCCGGCTGGAGCTGTTCGGCTATGCCCAAGCCGTCACCGTCGACCGGCGCGCCCGTCCGGGCACCGACATCGTCTCGCGCATGGTCGCCCACCCCCACGGGCTCGATGACGAGGAGGTGGCCCACCAGCTCATCCTGGTCATCTCCGCGGCGCACGATCCGCTGATGAACCTGATCGCCAACGCCGTCCACACCCTGTTGGCCGACCGGGAGTTCCGGTCGGACGTGGCCGGGGCGCGCACCCGGATCGAAGAGGCGATCGATGCGGTGCTGTGGCGGTCCCCGCCGATCACGCTGCTGCCCGGCCGCTACCCCACACGCGACATGGAGTTGGCGGGCGCGCGGCTGCGCGAGGGCGACTGCTTGATCATCGGCTACGGCCCCGCCCACGCCGATCCGGTCGTCGCCCCGAAAGCCGGCCCGGTCGGGTCTTCGGGGGCACGAACGCACCTGGCGTTCGGCACCGGTCCGCACCGGTGCCCCGCGCGCGATCTGGCCCGCCAGATCGGTGTCGACGCCGTCGGGGCGCTGCTGGACCTGCTTCCCGACCTGCACCTGGCTGTGGCACCGCAGGCACTGCAACGGCGGCATTCACCATTCGCCCACGGCCTGGACGCACTGCCCGTGGTCTTCACCCCTACCACCATCGCCCCGCCCGCATCCCCGTCCACGACCGGAGCGCCGTCATGCCCCCACGCCCCGACCCCATCGTCCTCGTCCCCGGACAGGCCCGCGCCCAGGCACACGACCTCCAGGCGATCGGCCCGCTGGCACGCGTGGTGGTCGAAGGTCTGGAGGCCTGGGCGCTGA
- a CDS encoding styrene monooxygenase/indole monooxygenase family protein — protein sequence MRRILIVGGGQSALYLGHGLLRHGYEVTLMTAQTTEEVRAGLPSVLQFTPPTVLLSEREAGLPVWENDAPPIERLRMRVRTGAHEVAFTGAFSAGYAVSVDRRLKMADWLELFKARADETGHGRVITHGVTVTDLDYFTRLFDLVIVAVGNGELGELFDPDPTRQGGAHPRTVVQAYLDGDTVDGPAEGVMDVVSAQPGGPDDAGEVFFAPVLTHEGAGYAVMALAAPGGPLDAAVAARRARERVRHAFSPDLALHTLLTQTKTWAPEVFARIAHARPIRGSAVLGQRVDPVVRHPVGVLPSGGLVLGMADAVVTTGPLCGQGWNTSTRCAQVYLEHVLAHGDRPFDEMFMDAAFTAFWDTYGEASAAFSEISHGVFPAHFPHLLGAAGAFGEVADRWVDGIDDPRKLRDWMFDAERAHAYLAQLTTSAS from the coding sequence GTGAGGAGAATTCTGATCGTGGGCGGCGGCCAGTCCGCGCTGTATCTGGGCCACGGGCTGCTGCGGCACGGCTATGAGGTGACGCTGATGACCGCCCAGACCACCGAGGAGGTGCGCGCCGGTCTGCCCTCGGTGCTGCAGTTCACCCCGCCTACTGTGCTGCTGAGCGAACGCGAGGCCGGCCTGCCGGTGTGGGAGAACGACGCTCCGCCCATCGAACGTCTGCGCATGCGGGTGCGGACGGGTGCCCACGAGGTGGCCTTCACCGGGGCCTTCAGCGCCGGCTACGCCGTCTCGGTGGATCGTCGGTTGAAGATGGCCGACTGGCTGGAGCTGTTCAAGGCCCGCGCCGACGAGACCGGGCACGGCCGGGTCATCACCCACGGCGTCACCGTCACCGACCTGGACTACTTCACCCGCCTGTTCGACCTGGTCATCGTCGCGGTCGGCAACGGCGAACTCGGCGAGCTCTTCGACCCCGATCCCACGCGCCAGGGCGGGGCGCATCCGCGCACCGTCGTCCAGGCCTACCTCGACGGCGACACCGTCGACGGCCCGGCGGAGGGGGTGATGGACGTGGTCTCCGCCCAGCCCGGCGGCCCGGACGATGCCGGTGAGGTGTTCTTCGCCCCGGTGCTCACCCACGAGGGGGCCGGGTATGCGGTGATGGCGCTGGCCGCGCCCGGCGGGCCGCTGGATGCGGCGGTTGCGGCCCGGCGAGCACGTGAGCGTGTCCGCCACGCCTTCTCCCCCGACCTGGCACTGCACACCCTGCTGACCCAGACCAAGACGTGGGCGCCGGAGGTCTTTGCGCGGATCGCCCACGCACGTCCCATCCGGGGCTCGGCGGTGCTGGGCCAGCGGGTGGATCCGGTGGTGCGCCACCCCGTCGGGGTGCTGCCCTCGGGTGGCCTGGTACTGGGGATGGCCGATGCGGTGGTGACCACCGGGCCGCTGTGCGGGCAGGGCTGGAACACCTCCACCCGGTGCGCCCAGGTCTATTTGGAGCACGTCCTCGCCCACGGGGACCGGCCCTTCGACGAGATGTTCATGGACGCCGCCTTCACCGCGTTCTGGGACACCTACGGCGAAGCCTCCGCGGCGTTCTCCGAGATCAGCCACGGCGTCTTCCCCGCCCATTTCCCGCACCTGCTGGGCGCGGCCGGCGCCTTCGGCGAGGTCGCCGACCGGTGGGTGGACGGCATCGACGACCCCCGCAAGCTGCGCGACTGGATGTTCGACGCCGAGCGCGCCCATGCCTACCTCGCCCAGCTCACCACCTCCGCTTCGTGA